In Monodelphis domestica isolate mMonDom1 chromosome 1, mMonDom1.pri, whole genome shotgun sequence, the sequence CTCCCACCTTCCACCTACCTTGGGCTGTGAAACCGTCACATTCTGACTCCTTCACAGAAGTGTGAGCTAGAAGCCTCTCAGGCCAGCCTAAATACCCCGGGGAGGGTAGATGAGCCTTAAGTCCTATTTCGGTCATCATCAAATCCTGACACCTACCTCATGGGGCCAGAGGGGAACTCCTAGACCAGGAGCAGAAACCACCAAGAGGCTGGTACTCCAGGCAAGAGAGTTGGGAGGGCATGAAGGTCCCTGGAAGTTGGCCCAGAGGAGTCTCCCTCAGAGTGCACACACATAACACACTCTTTCCCTCACCCTCAAAACACCAGGCCGGATAACTATTGGCTCAAACAAGTGACCCTTTTACcctgcttccttctctctcctatcAAACACTGACTGGGCTTTGTGGCGGAATGGTGGCCCAGGGCTCCTCTACATACATCCTCCAATGGCAAGCAATAGAGAAGGTTCTGCATACCTTTGTCGAAAGATTGGAGAATAAGAAAGTTGCAGTGTATAGAAAGGGGCACCTGCACAATCAGAACCCGAAAAAGGTCAGAGGCTCTCTACGAGACGGCAGCTCTGAGGAAGGCCACCCAGGATTACAGGGCAGGAGCTGTACTAGGGGTGCTACTTCAACAGCACAAAATCTCTCTGCTGTCCCCGGGCTTGTCTGACCGGAGCCGCCTGACATCCATGGGCACAAATGGCCACCAAACAGAAATACTGGCCCACAAGGACTTAAGAGGGACACTGCACGGGCACAGCCCACTGGAGGCGGGAGTGGTGGACAGCTGACCAAGCAGGTGGGCTCTCGGGCTTTGGGTTCCGGGCCTGAAGAGACCAGCAAACGGGGCCAACAGTCCTACGctgaaagtttaaaataaaaagggcaGAGAAGAGGAGACCGACTTCCTCGGGACACCCACCAAAGCAGACACCCTGGGGGGAGCTGCCACCTAGCAAGAACCTCAGCCACCACACCCAGGAATTCAGGGATGacaaagccaagaaaggaatCTGTGAGGAAACCCCCACCCAAAGTTTAGGCAACACCTGAGAGAAGAGATCCTGACCCGAGGCACACCAAGACTCCATCTGAGTCACTGAAACATGGCAGGAGGAACGACCCAGGGGACCTGCAGGTCCTCTCTAAAGGATAAAATAGCAGAAGAGAGCTggtatggggaagggagagatatgTGAGGCCAGAAGGCTCGGGTCCAGAGCCGTGAAGTGTAAAGGTCACTGAGGAGATGGAAGAAAGTTCAGGAAACATGGCGGCAAAGTGCAGAGCCATGACcccccatcatcatcatcctggTATCTGCTGGGgtcatttccctccttccttctcttttactttatttcctagcttccttccatcctccctccctccttccttctcttctccttccttctttcctagcTTCCATccatcttccctccttctcccttctttcctcccatccATCTTtaattctgtcttttcttttatcctcccttgctccctcccaccttccctcttcttccccttctttctttacttccttccatcctccctccctccttccttctccttccttctttcctagcTTCCATccatcttccctccttctcccttctttcctcccatccATCTTtaattctgtcttttctttcatcctcccatgctccctcccaccttccctcctcttcttccccttctttctttctcttcttccttccatcctccctccctccttccttctccttccttctttcctagcTTCCATccatcttccctccttctcccttctttcctcccatccATCTTtaattctgtcttttcttttatcctcccttgctccctcccaccttccctcctcttctttcccccttctttctttctttacttccttccatcctccctccctccttccttctcttctccttccttctttcctagcTTCCATCCATcttccccccttctcccttctttcctcccatccATCTTTAATTctgtcttcttcttttcttttatcctcccttgctccctcccaccttccctcctcttctttcccccttctttctttctttactttcttccatcctccctccctccttcccctctcccaaaaGCAAAGGCCCCATTAATCCTTTCTAGACTGCAATAATCTCATCCTTCAAAAGGCAGAGGAAACAAGGGGAAACCAGGAGGAAATAGCTGTTGGGGTGGAAATCCGGGAATGCTGCCTGCGAGAGGTCGGAgccaagaaggaaagggaagcccGAAACCCCCAGAAATGCAGCCTGGATTTCAAAGGGCTtcaggggggaaggaagggaagctgCAGGTCTGAAGAGcctcctctgtgccaggcattgccaAGTGGCTCACCAGCTGATCTCCTGACCTTCAAGGCCTTCCGACTCAGGGGTGGCCTGACTTGCTCGCTCCACCTACAAACCAGGCATCCTTTCCACTCAACCAAGGGCTCAGGGAGAAGGCAGTCGGATCCCATTGACTTGAATTCTGCTGGGGCCTGAGCgcagggggaagagagaggctcCAAAGTGAGTTCTGACACCACAAAAGGCCACCACtgggatgaggagggaaagcaggATCTGTGCTGCTGTGGATGCAAAGGGACTCACCAAGGCCCATCTGTGTCCCCTACACCCCTCCTCTCCTCACCCCTGGACTGTGGCCGTGGCTGCTGGgggtcctcctgcctccaggctctgCCCCTGAAGAGACTGCACTCCAGGCAGGTGACACCACGTACCCCTTCTCAGGAACCTGCCCTGGCTCCCCAGTGCCTGTCCTCCAGGAGCAGACAAAATGCTGGCTGGGCTTCAAAGGCCTCCAGACCTTGCACCCCCCCCCAGCCCACCTCTGCAGTGTTCCTACCCCCCACCTCAGCATCGCTGGCTTCCGTCTGCCTCCTCTGCCTTTGCTCAGGCTGCCCCTCTtgccgggaacactcctcctcctctctccttccactcAGAAGCCAGAGTTTCCCTTAAGACACAGCTCAGGGCCCCCTTTctagcctcccctccccccggaCTCTTGTCTTCATCTTGTCTACATTGTCCCCACGCAGATCAGGGTCCCCCAAGAGCCTGAGGGCAGGCGCTGGCCTGTTTCCCTCCTTTGCATTCTCAGGGTCGAGCACAGCACCAGGTGCACTTTGGGGTGAGCTCCAGGGAAGGGAACATTTATATGGAggcaactatgtgccaggcaccgggacaaatacaaatatttacaaatacgCTCTCGctggatcctcacaaccaccccgGCAGGGAGATgctgttatgatccccattttacagatgaacaaactgagggaGGTGATGCTCACGTGACTCCCCACAGGGTcaaccagctaggaagtgtttggggctggttttgaactcaggcccaGCCCAGAGCTCACTGAGCTGGGGGGGAGGTGGGGCACAGGACTCTTGGATGCCCCTTAGACCTCCccagaaatgagagaaagagaaagagagagacagagacagagacacaaagaaacagagagacacagagagagagagagagagacagagagagagagaggaggagacagagaggaagagacagagagaaagagagagagacagagagagagagacagagagagacagagagagagagaaacagagagacacagagagagagagagacagagacagagagagggagagagacacagagagagacagacagacagacagagagaaagagagagacagacagacagagaggaggagacagagacagacagagagacagaaagtcagagacagagagagagtcattGCTTGGTGGCACTGCCAACAGGCATCTTAACTTGAGAATGGCCTCCCAGGGTGGCGGCTATCGCTCAGATGCCAACACCTGCCCAGGGGATGGACACTGACTCACTGGGTGGTGGAGCCCAGCCCACCACCTCTGCTGCCATCACGGATGGTGACCTCCTGGGCAGCCGAGAACGTGAGTGGGATGAAGCCTTCGCTGTCAGCAGAGAGGAGGATCCAGAGGGAACCTGGAATTCCAAATTGAGAGAGATCAGAACTTCCTCATCCTGGGTGGGCCTGGAAGTGGCCCCTCCCCGGCTCCCTGTGCCCCTCACTCCTGGGATTTGGTCTGGAGAGGCTCAGCCTAGATGTTCCTTTCTTAAACTCCTTCGAAAGTGTCTACACAGCCAACTGTGCCTCTGAAGCTTCTTTCATTCCCCTGTTAACTTTCTTCCAACTCTCATGATGTAGTGGTCTGACTCCTCCCCCAGGCTGAGCCCTCTGTGCCCAGGGGATGCCATCCCAGCCTTCTCCCCCAAATGACTGTGCCCTCTGTGTCCTTGGGaacttcctatttttccttgggaTAGATACGGCCCTCCATTCCCCCTTTTCTTGTAATTTAAGAATGCCAAGTCcatgtctgccttttgatccagccacagcactgctgggtataacccaaagatataataaggacaTGTACAaactattcatagctgtgctcttcatgttggcaaaaaactggaaaaatgaggggctgccctttaattagggaatggctaaaaaaattttgctatatgttggtgatggaatactattgtgctcaaaggaatgatgaactggagggattccatgtgaactggaaagacctccaggaagtaatgcagagtgagaggagcagaaccaggagaacattttatacaaaaactgatacattgtagccCAATCAAATGTAACCGACtctgctactagcagcaatgcaatgacccaggccAAATATCCAGAGAacgaactgtgggagcagaaacacagaagaaaaacaactgtttgatcatatgggtcaatgaggatatgactggggatatagactctagtGCAAATGATCAGTCtagtgcaaatagtaataatatggaaataggtcttgatcaatgacacatgtaaaacccaatggaattcctcattggctatggggggaggggaaagaaagaacatgaatcatgtaaccatggaaaactattctaaattaactaattaaataaatattttcaatttaaaaaaataaagaataccaAGTccatctgtgaatcttaaaactgctcaaactctacttcagaagatttgattaagctattccctattttctacaatggaggtacttgatcaggaatgtattgagaacttttaaaattactccaccctgctcagacagtgccttaggggaaaataatgttgtaaactcctgattgaacaatgaaagtccctaacttatacttatagtgaagcaaaaaccttaagctaggtgatctatttttagatctaatacaaaagggtgctaagtacctataaaggttaaattaatcactaaaaggtttCCCCTGCCCTcaccagccccagccccagacACTCACCATATTGCATCTCCACCAGAGAGAGGCCAAACACCTGTTGGACCTGTTGCAGGCGCACCTTGCCATCACAGAGAAGGACTGCTCGCTTGTCCAATACAGGCCCTGCTGAGGACGGCTTCTTCAAGCCCAATGACAAGACCTCGTTACCCAACAATGAATTCCATGAGCCCCAGACCTCCTCCTTCAACCCTGGCACCATCAACCCCTCCCCACTGCCAGCTGCCACCCCAGTTGGGCCCAGGACCAACAGGAACCACCCGAGGGGAGAAGCAGCCCAGGCCGGGGCATCCTGCCCCCATAGGGGTCTACCTCTGACCTCATGAAGTCTCCAACTTCAGCCTCTGGCTGGACACAGACCTTAGGACCCAGAATGGGGGAGGACCGGAGGCACAGACAGTTGATGATGGTGGTAGGAGGTGATAGAGACAAAGGAAGGAGCTTCCAGATGAACTCTGAAACCCTGAGGCCCTACTCTGACACAAAATGTCCTTTTGGGGGATGGAAACAATCCTCTAGAAGGATTGCTTGAGCTCATTCTATTAAATGCGCTCAGAGAAATGGGCTGGAGAGAATGTTTTCCTCGCCATGAAGTCTCCCCATCCCCTTCTCCACAGGCTCCTGCCCAGCCCTGCTCACCCCTCTCCAGGAGAGCTCTTGGGGATACCAGGGGGAGGGGGATCCCTCCAGAACTCCAGGGGAGCCATTGGCCCTGCCTTCCCCAAAGACCCGGGAAGTTGTCCTTTGACTGATTGGAAATAGCTTCGCCCTAGCAAGAAagctccttttctcctttccaataGGAATGACCAAGAGAATGCTCTGGATGGCCTCCTGTTTGTCATGCTGGCCTGACAGAAATGATCGATTTCtcttttaatggaaaaaatgccACATAGACTATCTCTAACCAAAACTGCCTTTAACGGCTGAGAATAAGGATCCTCTGAAATGCCATCCACAGAGGGCTTGGCAAACCTGCCATTTCCACATTGGCAATGCTCAACCCTAGGACTGGGCCCAGAGACCCAGTCCAAGGTCTACTCCCAGGCTCTGCCCTGGGTGCTCCCTGACAATTCCCATCCGACCAATGCCACCCCAGTGAGAGGCTCGTCTCCATGCTGGCTTCAGGGTGACGGATTTCGGTTTTCCCAGGTCACCGAATTTATCCCAAAGAAACCACAGACCCCCAACATGACTTCCTAAGAAAATCTGCAtctcagattgaccaatatgggagcaaaggaaagtgataaatgttgaggggatgtggctaaattgggacactaatacacgcttgtggagttgtgaattggtccagtcattctggagggcaacttgaaACTATaggcaaagggctttaaaagaatgccttctGTTTAACCCAGTCATACCAATGCTGGGTGTGTATCAAAGAGATATTAGGAAAAaactttgtacaaaaatacttatagcctCGCTCTTTGGGatggtaaaaaaattggaaactggggggggggggtccatcgattggggaatggctgaacaaatggtggtatattaTGGGGATGGAATATtcttgtgctgaaaagaataatgaactggagggattccatgtgaactggaaagatctccaggaactgatgcagagtgaaaggagcagaaccaggacagacaacgttgtacacagaggctgatacattgtggcaaaatcgaatgtaactgactctcctaacagcaatgcagtgacccaggacaatcctgaggcaTTTACGGGAAAGaagctaaccacatccagagaaagaaccgtgggagtagaaactcagaagaaaaacatggtcAATcgcatggttcgatggggataggattgggatttcagctttaaatgatcactctttcAAATATGAATACCAGAgacataggttttgaacaatgatacatggataactgagtggaatttcttgtcagctccaggagggtggaggaaagaggggagggaaaaaacatgaatcatgcaaccatggaaaaatattataaataaataaattaaaatttaaaaaatgaagaagaaaatgtgcATCTTGACACTATGCCAAATGATTCTGGACACGAACGTGGAAACAACAGAAAGGGAACAAGGCAGCTGGAGAATTCAATCCATCGTCTGACTAGTCCTATAGAAATAATGGCATAAATCCCGATTCCCCACTGAGAACTGATACAGAATCCATCTGAGGCATCTAGTAATCATCTTGCAAACAAGGTCCAGGTTTTCAGAGTTGACCTGAACCTTCAGAAGAGACTCTCAGACTTCCCTAGCCCCAGCACCCTCATGGTTCCATCTATCTATTTGGGTAATTTGGTGGGCAGGGGGTCAGGAACAGTGGAGgtgcccccccccttccccagttACCTGGTATGTGATGAGAAGAAAAGATGGGTCTTGAGAGAGTGGGTAACGGGTGGGGGCCAGCGGCTGCTTCTTCTCAAGCAGGAGGTCTATGAGCTGGGAGAGGCGTTGCTGGAGGTCTGCGAAGCTCCCCGAGAGTCTCTCCAGCGTTCCACACAGctgactctctccctcttcatttttgGAAACTTTGACTTGAGGGAGGCTCAGGGGCTCACGAATCAGGCTGCACTGGGTCATCGGTAAGCTTGGCCTGACATTAGAGAGGAGGCAGGCCGAGGACCGGGAGCTGGACATGGCCTCCAGCCCTTCCATGGAGACGACGGTGCTGGGACTCAGCTTGGGTTTGCCGAGCTGTGAGGTGCTGGGCCTGGAGCTCTGGGCCCCCGAAGCTCCTGTGATGTCCTCGATCAGGGACTTCCCCCGAGGCAGAGACTGGATCCTTCCAGGCATGAGCAGGTCCCTCTTCTGGGGGTAGGTGTTGAGGCAAAGGCTGTCCCCCGGCTTCCTCTTATTGGCCATGCCCAGCCCCAGGCTGAGGTTGCAGAAATCTCGCTGGCTCCAGACCGACGTCATGGAGGGCTCTTTCCCAAAGTCGACTTCCTTGACCTCCAGGTGAATGTTGTACATTTCAGACTTGGAGGATGGCAGGAAGGTGGGGTCTGTGAACTTCTGCTTCCCAACCGAAATCAGGAGCCGTTTGTCTGACAAGAAGCAGATGCCCTTGGGCCTCTCACAGTTCTCCAGGCGGATGCACTGGACACCCGGCGCCAAGGCGGGGATCAGGGAGTAGACCAGAATGGTGTAGCACGTGTTGGAGGCCACAGCCATCACCTGGGACTTGGGGTCGTACGCCAGGATGTCCGGCACCAGGATGCCAGGGATGCCCACTTTCCGGGTGGTGGTGACCATCCTATCGAAGGTCACCAGGACCAAATGGGAGGACTCCTTGCCAGCCCGAGCCAAGTATTCCTTCTCTCTGAGGTGGAAGAAGAAGTTTGTGTCTGACTGATAGTTCCTGGGGAGCATCTGAGTCAGATCCAAGGAATCCAGAGAGGAAGATGAGAGGGAAGCCAAGGAGGAGGACCGCTCCGAGTCGGGGGACACTTTTCCGGTATCCATCAAGGCCTCCTCTGCAATGACTGCTGAAGACGAAGGGGTGGTGGAGGGCTGTGCCTCTTCCACTGTGGGCATCTCAAAGGTCTCTACTGAGTTCAGGCCACAAATCCTGTCCAGTGGGAGCTCGGTGGCCACAGCAACCTGCATGTCCACAGTGGCCAGCACAGAGCAGATGTTTTTGCCCATGTCGAACACGGGGCAGAAAGCGCACGGCTGCAGAGATTTCTGGGAGTCGTCCCACATGAAAGAATGCAAGGCGCTGCCCACGGCCACCACCAGCCTCTGGCCATCATGGGTCCAGCATCCACAGTGCACAAAATCCTGGACTTTGAACAGGTCAGCCTTCACCCTGGTGCTGTCACAGTGCACCGAGGGAAGCACGGAAACTTCGTGGCTGTTGAGCACGGTGAGGATGGCCTTCTTGGGGTGCCACACACAGCCCTGAGCAAGCACAGGGAAAGCCTCCCCGATCTCGCATGTCTGGGACACCAGAACCTTGCCTCTCTCCGACGAGCTCAAGCACACCTGCCACACGGTGACATGTTTCTTGTGCTGTACAGCCAGCAGAGTCGGGGTGCCCTCTGACCCCATGGGGCTCCAGGACAGTCCGTAAACATGCTCAAATTGCCCGATGATCTTCGAGTCCCCAAACTTGGGCTCCTTGTTCTGGAGCTGCAGGGCCGTCAGTACCACCTGCTTCCCGTCGGTCCAGGCAATGCCATGGATGGGATGTATCGCCTGTTGGAGGGCGTTGATACCAGTTCTGAGGAGCTTGCCTTTCCCCAAGTCCATCTTTCCTGACAGAAGGTACCTGAAGTCACAGAGAAGACAAGCAGTGAAGAAGCCCTCAGAAACTCAGGGACTGAGTCTCAGCATGGACAGACCCTCCCTCGTGCCTGCTTGGCCCTGAACTTCCCAGAGGGGGACCCAAGGAAGAAGTGGCCTTGGATCCCTGGACTCTGGCCCCTCGAGGTGCCTGCCCTAAGGAGATACTGCCCAGGGATGGAAGCGAGGAAGGACCCTCATAGCCACACACTGATATGGAAAACCTCATCTTCATCAGCATATTCACAttcaaatctaattttatttctagTTTGAGATTTCCTGACTGCCCTTGAGAGTTCTGTGTTGGACCTGTAAATCCTGAATGACCCAAGTCTTGTTTGCAGTCACCTTGGCAATGGAGCAGGCCGAGAGCACCCTCACCTCAGCTTCATGCCCACCACGGTCACTACAGCCAGCAAATGGGCATGTCCTGGTACATGATCATCAATGAATCCTAATTCAGAACTTGAAGGCACAAGAATCCTAGAAATGGGTGGCCAGAGCAGGAGGGGTGAGGGAAGTCCCTCGTCCCAAGGGAATGGTTTATTATGGAAAAACAGTTCCCTGATCTTGCCTTATAGTCCTAGGAGCAGGCCACAGGTTCCACTGTCACCCATTAATGACTGGCTCTTGTGGATTCTGTGGAATGTGGGATGTCTTATTATTGCAGATAAAGGAAAATCTGGGCAGAGCTTTGGCTTCCCACACTAAGAGAAGCCACAAAAACCAAACCCTCCCATTCCCCACATAGCTCTACTAGAGGGGAGGCTGAGTCCAAGGGAAGCTGTTGGCTCTCCTATCTGGGGCCCTCTTAAACTTTCATGGGAGGGAAGACAGCAGCATAGAAAGAAGTATCACTCAACAGACTGGGCACTGCCTGTCTGCCTGGATCTGGAAGGTCCTCACTAATGCAAGAGAAAGGCAGGAGCCCTGTCTGCCCAGGCAAGGGTCCCCTCAATCAAGACTCAGAATTCCAGCTGATATACCTGCCCTAAGCACACCCAGGGTCCTCCCTGTCCTGCCCCTCTCCAAGCCATGGCTTCCTACTTGGCACTGACACCTCCATCTTTACTTGTGGCCCAATTCACCCCCTTCTCTGTCCTTCAGAGAGCCCACCCCAAACCCTGCTCTAGTGAGGGCGGCCCAGACACCGTTTGTCAGG encodes:
- the LOC100030951 gene encoding WD repeat and coiled-coil-containing protein isoform X2, which codes for MVEAEAEAAPSPPPPAQVFPPEPGLGQAGHLTPSFPARRAPLLPAFSLWPHVRLFPGPHRYLLSGKMDLGKGKLLRTGINALQQAIHPIHGIAWTDGKQVVLTALQLQNKEPKFGDSKIIGQFEHVYGLSWSPMGSEGTPTLLAVQHKKHVTVWQVCLSSSERGKVLVSQTCEIGEAFPVLAQGCVWHPKKAILTVLNSHEVSVLPSVHCDSTRVKADLFKVQDFVHCGCWTHDGQRLVVAVGSALHSFMWDDSQKSLQPCAFCPVFDMGKNICSVLATVDMQVAVATELPLDRICGLNSVETFEMPTVEEAQPSTTPSSSAVIAEEALMDTGKVSPDSERSSSLASLSSSSLDSLDLTQMLPRNYQSDTNFFFHLREKEYLARAGKESSHLVLVTFDRMVTTTRKVGIPGILVPDILAYDPKSQVMAVASNTCYTILVYSLIPALAPGVQCIRLENCERPKGICFLSDKRLLISVGKQKFTDPTFLPSSKSEMYNIHLEVKEVDFGKEPSMTSVWSQRDFCNLSLGLGMANKRKPGDSLCLNTYPQKRDLLMPGRIQSLPRGKSLIEDITGASGAQSSRPSTSQLGKPKLSPSTVVSMEGLEAMSSSRSSACLLSNVRPSLPMTQCSLIREPLSLPQVKVSKNEEGESQLCGTLERLSGSFADLQQRLSQLIDLLLEKKQPLAPTRYPLSQDPSFLLITYQKPSSAGPVLDKRAVLLCDGKVRLQQVQQVFGLSLVEMQYGSLWILLSADSEGFIPLTFSAAQEVTIRDGSRGGGLGSTTQ
- the LOC100030951 gene encoding WD repeat and coiled-coil-containing protein isoform X3; the encoded protein is MYLLSGKMDLGKGKLLRTGINALQQAIHPIHGIAWTDGKQVVLTALQLQNKEPKFGDSKIIGQFEHVYGLSWSPMGSEGTPTLLAVQHKKHVTVWQVCLSSSERGKVLVSQTCEIGEAFPVLAQGCVWHPKKAILTVLNSHEVSVLPSVHCDSTRVKADLFKVQDFVHCGCWTHDGQRLVVAVGSALHSFMWDDSQKSLQPCAFCPVFDMGKNICSVLATVDMQVAVATELPLDRICGLNSVETFEMPTVEEAQPSTTPSSSAVIAEEALMDTGKVSPDSERSSSLASLSSSSLDSLDLTQMLPRNYQSDTNFFFHLREKEYLARAGKESSHLVLVTFDRMVTTTRKVGIPGILVPDILAYDPKSQVMAVASNTCYTILVYSLIPALAPGVQCIRLENCERPKGICFLSDKRLLISVGKQKFTDPTFLPSSKSEMYNIHLEVKEVDFGKEPSMTSVWSQRDFCNLSLGLGMANKRKPGDSLCLNTYPQKRDLLMPGRIQSLPRGKSLIEDITGASGAQSSRPSTSQLGKPKLSPSTVVSMEGLEAMSSSRSSACLLSNVRPSLPMTQCSLIREPLSLPQVKVSKNEEGESQLCGTLERLSGSFADLQQRLSQLIDLLLEKKQPLAPTRYPLSQDPSFLLITYQKPSSAGPVLDKRAVLLCDGKVRLQQVQQVFGLSLVEMQYGSLWILLSADSEGFIPLTFSAAQEVTIRDGSRGGGLGSTTQ
- the LOC100030951 gene encoding WD repeat and coiled-coil-containing protein isoform X4; this translates as MDLGKGKLLRTGINALQQAIHPIHGIAWTDGKQVVLTALQLQNKEPKFGDSKIIGQFEHVYGLSWSPMGSEGTPTLLAVQHKKHVTVWQVCLSSSERGKVLVSQTCEIGEAFPVLAQGCVWHPKKAILTVLNSHEVSVLPSVHCDSTRVKADLFKVQDFVHCGCWTHDGQRLVVAVGSALHSFMWDDSQKSLQPCAFCPVFDMGKNICSVLATVDMQVAVATELPLDRICGLNSVETFEMPTVEEAQPSTTPSSSAVIAEEALMDTGKVSPDSERSSSLASLSSSSLDSLDLTQMLPRNYQSDTNFFFHLREKEYLARAGKESSHLVLVTFDRMVTTTRKVGIPGILVPDILAYDPKSQVMAVASNTCYTILVYSLIPALAPGVQCIRLENCERPKGICFLSDKRLLISVGKQKFTDPTFLPSSKSEMYNIHLEVKEVDFGKEPSMTSVWSQRDFCNLSLGLGMANKRKPGDSLCLNTYPQKRDLLMPGRIQSLPRGKSLIEDITGASGAQSSRPSTSQLGKPKLSPSTVVSMEGLEAMSSSRSSACLLSNVRPSLPMTQCSLIREPLSLPQVKVSKNEEGESQLCGTLERLSGSFADLQQRLSQLIDLLLEKKQPLAPTRYPLSQDPSFLLITYQKPSSAGPVLDKRAVLLCDGKVRLQQVQQVFGLSLVEMQYGSLWILLSADSEGFIPLTFSAAQEVTIRDGSRGGGLGSTTQ
- the LOC100030951 gene encoding WD repeat and coiled-coil-containing protein isoform X1 is translated as MCAARILSEKDLGFLVGKVAWGILGSLKLVWNGRSEQTSDCVPSTVLWAESIRRDKRWSLASGESREKEVAGTFPGCGLLKAGQMWFTGEKAGHSAFPGPWHFPPCWAVPASPFSFPAVVPCWGVPGTVCRAQVLGPQWSLASPSPAAVQAGSCSSRSPDQAKWPPCIGTSVHAVGYLLSGKMDLGKGKLLRTGINALQQAIHPIHGIAWTDGKQVVLTALQLQNKEPKFGDSKIIGQFEHVYGLSWSPMGSEGTPTLLAVQHKKHVTVWQVCLSSSERGKVLVSQTCEIGEAFPVLAQGCVWHPKKAILTVLNSHEVSVLPSVHCDSTRVKADLFKVQDFVHCGCWTHDGQRLVVAVGSALHSFMWDDSQKSLQPCAFCPVFDMGKNICSVLATVDMQVAVATELPLDRICGLNSVETFEMPTVEEAQPSTTPSSSAVIAEEALMDTGKVSPDSERSSSLASLSSSSLDSLDLTQMLPRNYQSDTNFFFHLREKEYLARAGKESSHLVLVTFDRMVTTTRKVGIPGILVPDILAYDPKSQVMAVASNTCYTILVYSLIPALAPGVQCIRLENCERPKGICFLSDKRLLISVGKQKFTDPTFLPSSKSEMYNIHLEVKEVDFGKEPSMTSVWSQRDFCNLSLGLGMANKRKPGDSLCLNTYPQKRDLLMPGRIQSLPRGKSLIEDITGASGAQSSRPSTSQLGKPKLSPSTVVSMEGLEAMSSSRSSACLLSNVRPSLPMTQCSLIREPLSLPQVKVSKNEEGESQLCGTLERLSGSFADLQQRLSQLIDLLLEKKQPLAPTRYPLSQDPSFLLITYQKPSSAGPVLDKRAVLLCDGKVRLQQVQQVFGLSLVEMQYGSLWILLSADSEGFIPLTFSAAQEVTIRDGSRGGGLGSTTQ